In one Stenotrophomonas maltophilia genomic region, the following are encoded:
- a CDS encoding sensor histidine kinase, which translates to MIRPNLWQKLAAVIAALMLMCCMALLALQMRSNTRHEQEVVQRLSLGLAEHIAQRSELMDTSGMRDAAVRALFGQLMAVNPSVEVYLLDDQGRILGHDAPSGHLMRNRVDVAPLRRLLAGAPLPILGDDPRSSEGRKVFSVAPLVVQGRQAGYVYVVLVGEHRQMLADDLAASNQWNTTLWSVMLVGSLGLLAGLVAFYWVTRPLRRLTRRIQAFDIDAPTPLPPPGPLRPGERDELVILEHAHAQMAQRLGEQWQQLRQQDLQRRELVANISHDLRTPLSSLHGYLETMALKDATLSPEERRRYLGIALAQSAKVGRLARALFELARLEHGEVRLEWEVFALPELLQDVLQKFELAAQARGQQLHADFPQGLPLVRADLGLVERVLTNLLDNALRHAPEGGRIEVRLRAVADSVEVIVSDDGPGVAAAVRAQLFQAPAALGARRGENGGLGLLIVQRIVQLHGRSIALRDSEAGATFVFELPRAESAAVA; encoded by the coding sequence ATGATCCGGCCGAACCTGTGGCAGAAGCTGGCGGCGGTGATCGCGGCGCTGATGCTGATGTGCTGCATGGCGCTGCTGGCGTTGCAGATGCGCTCGAACACACGGCACGAGCAGGAAGTCGTGCAGCGGCTGTCGCTGGGGCTGGCCGAGCACATCGCGCAGCGCAGTGAGCTGATGGATACCAGCGGCATGCGCGATGCGGCGGTGCGTGCGCTGTTCGGGCAACTGATGGCGGTCAACCCCAGCGTCGAGGTGTACCTGCTGGACGACCAGGGCCGCATTCTCGGCCACGACGCACCCAGCGGGCACCTGATGCGCAACCGCGTGGACGTGGCACCGCTGCGCCGGCTGCTGGCGGGCGCGCCGCTGCCCATCCTGGGCGACGATCCGCGCAGTAGCGAGGGTCGCAAGGTGTTCAGCGTGGCGCCGCTGGTGGTGCAGGGGCGGCAGGCCGGCTACGTCTACGTGGTGCTGGTGGGCGAGCACCGGCAGATGCTCGCCGACGACCTCGCCGCCAGCAACCAGTGGAACACCACTTTGTGGTCGGTGATGCTGGTGGGCAGCCTGGGCCTGCTGGCCGGCCTGGTGGCGTTCTACTGGGTGACCCGGCCGCTGCGCCGCCTGACACGTCGCATCCAGGCATTCGACATCGATGCGCCGACGCCGCTGCCGCCGCCCGGCCCGCTGCGGCCGGGTGAGCGCGATGAACTGGTCATCCTCGAACATGCACATGCGCAGATGGCGCAGCGGTTGGGTGAGCAGTGGCAGCAGCTGCGCCAGCAGGACCTGCAGCGGCGCGAGCTGGTGGCCAACATTTCGCATGATCTGCGCACGCCGTTGTCTTCACTGCATGGCTACCTTGAGACGATGGCGTTGAAGGACGCGACGCTGTCGCCGGAGGAGCGCCGGCGCTATCTGGGTATTGCCCTGGCGCAGAGTGCGAAGGTCGGGCGATTGGCGCGCGCGCTGTTCGAGCTGGCACGCCTGGAACACGGCGAGGTGCGGCTGGAGTGGGAGGTGTTCGCGCTGCCCGAGCTGCTGCAGGACGTGCTGCAGAAGTTCGAGCTGGCGGCGCAGGCGCGCGGCCAGCAGTTGCACGCGGATTTCCCGCAGGGGTTGCCGCTGGTACGTGCGGACCTGGGTCTGGTGGAGCGGGTGCTGACCAACCTGCTCGACAACGCCCTGCGCCATGCGCCGGAGGGAGGGCGGATCGAGGTGCGGCTGCGCGCGGTGGCTGACAGCGTGGAGGTGATCGTCTCTGATGACGGTCCCGGCGTTGCTGCTGCGGTGCGTGCGCAGTTGTTCCAGGCGCCTGCTGCGTTGGGGGCGCGACGGGGCGAGAACGGTGGCCTGGGGCTGCTGATCGTGCAGCGTATCGTGCAGCTGCATGGCCGCAGCATCGCGCTGCGCGACAGTGAGGCAGGGGCGACGTTCGTGTTCGAGCTGCCGCGGGCGGAGTCGGCGGCGGTGGCCTAG
- a CDS encoding phasin family protein produces the protein MTAAFSDRFSDATRQLAAAATRANRLALENAESMFGVQLKALERNLTATGGWLGELARSEDPAGLLSQGAQLWQDNLQRFGQAQQDVVGLGLLAGRSWSELVQGYNESTADATGHTP, from the coding sequence ATGACCGCCGCCTTCAGCGATCGCTTCAGTGATGCCACCCGCCAGCTGGCCGCCGCCGCAACGCGCGCGAACCGGTTGGCGCTGGAGAACGCTGAAAGCATGTTCGGCGTGCAGCTGAAGGCACTGGAACGCAACCTGACCGCGACCGGCGGCTGGCTCGGCGAGCTGGCACGAAGCGAAGATCCGGCCGGATTGCTGTCGCAGGGCGCTCAGCTGTGGCAGGACAACCTGCAGCGGTTTGGGCAGGCCCAGCAGGACGTGGTCGGTCTTGGCCTGCTGGCTGGACGCTCCTGGTCCGAGCTGGTGCAGGGCTACAACGAATCAACAGCGGACGCGACCGGCCACACGCCCTGA
- the queD gene encoding 6-carboxytetrahydropterin synthase QueD produces MEIFKVFMLEAAHRLPNVPPGHKCARLHGHSFRVELKVEGEPGAQTGWIMDFGDVKAAFQPIYERLDHHYLNDIPGLENPTSENLAVWIWNELKPALPALSEITVHETCTSGCRYRGPGT; encoded by the coding sequence ATGGAAATCTTCAAAGTCTTCATGCTTGAGGCGGCCCACCGCCTCCCGAACGTACCGCCGGGGCACAAGTGCGCGCGCCTGCATGGCCACTCCTTCCGGGTGGAACTGAAGGTCGAGGGCGAACCCGGCGCGCAGACCGGCTGGATCATGGATTTCGGGGACGTGAAGGCGGCCTTCCAGCCGATCTACGAACGCCTGGACCATCACTACCTCAATGACATCCCCGGCCTGGAAAACCCGACCAGCGAGAACCTGGCGGTGTGGATCTGGAACGAACTCAAGCCCGCGCTGCCGGCGCTGAGCGAGATCACGGTCCACGAGACCTGCACCTCCGGCTGCCGGTACCGGGGCCCCGGCACCTGA